One stretch of Chitinophaga pendula DNA includes these proteins:
- a CDS encoding fasciclin domain-containing protein, producing the protein MKHYLLHIVITLAFVSIVACKKGDYLSGGNLANPKVEMTTYDYLKRNPLFDTLVLLVDRAGMKEQLNSNITFFAPTDYSIRLLMLTRTAEIQKKYNNENIKYTVDSFPVPELRDSIKAYMFGQPIRREQLSLSHQVFKNLLGQEYSVKLVESDEYDGILSQRPRFVHIIRIIKGLDPEPLPKDYPDTLKDKNEQTQTSGIITQTGTLHVINNQHTFYWR; encoded by the coding sequence ATGAAACATTACTTATTACATATCGTCATCACACTGGCATTCGTAAGTATAGTCGCCTGCAAAAAAGGAGACTACCTCAGCGGTGGCAACCTCGCCAACCCGAAAGTCGAAATGACCACCTACGATTATCTCAAACGAAACCCGCTGTTCGATACCCTCGTACTGCTCGTCGATCGCGCCGGCATGAAAGAACAACTCAACAGCAATATCACCTTCTTCGCTCCAACAGACTACTCCATCCGCCTGCTCATGCTCACCCGCACAGCAGAGATACAGAAGAAGTATAACAACGAAAATATCAAATACACCGTCGACAGCTTCCCCGTACCAGAACTGAGGGACTCCATTAAAGCATACATGTTCGGACAGCCCATCCGCCGCGAACAACTGTCCCTCAGCCACCAGGTATTTAAAAACCTGCTGGGACAGGAATACTCCGTCAAACTGGTAGAATCCGATGAATACGATGGTATCCTCAGCCAGCGCCCTCGCTTCGTACATATCATCCGTATCATCAAAGGACTCGATCCGGAACCGCTGCCCAAAGACTATCCCGATACCCTGAAGGATAAGAACGAACAGACACAGACATCCGGTATCATCACCCAAACAGGTACCCTGCATGTCATCAATAACCAACACACCTTCTACTGGAGATAG
- a CDS encoding FecR family protein yields MQRARWEYLLNQLYDKRITPAEEEELTQALVLDTSGTPVEEILETLINKHVASDFLAPADIEELYSQIKQQRPARIIKTTSRLQRWWWTAAAMLLLVAGSTVWLTRHHTPPRIIQQIDVAPGTSKAQLTLADGTQIPLDSNGRQLILQGHTSISQQNGELRYQNNQDNGPVAFNTLTTPKGGQFKLILPDNSVVWLNAASSIRYPTAFNSTERTVTITGEAFFEIAQQSTQPFRVNLPSGTSLLVLGTSFNVNTYEDESQIQTTLVSGKLQVTQGNEKSILTPGQQARIDNTNNINITTLPPAAVSQAIAWKNGIFDFEQMDLPAVMRQIARWYNVEVIYKNKVPKRTFGGELSRNLRLSEILEVMHLMKVNATIEEGNKLVVQ; encoded by the coding sequence ATGCAAAGAGCAAGATGGGAATATTTACTGAACCAATTGTATGATAAAAGAATAACACCGGCCGAAGAAGAAGAACTCACGCAGGCCTTAGTGCTCGATACCTCCGGAACGCCGGTAGAAGAGATATTGGAAACACTGATCAATAAACATGTAGCCTCCGATTTCCTGGCGCCGGCCGACATAGAGGAACTATACTCACAAATAAAACAACAGCGGCCCGCCCGCATAATAAAAACAACGTCACGCCTGCAACGCTGGTGGTGGACCGCCGCCGCAATGCTGCTTTTGGTAGCAGGAAGCACCGTATGGCTCACCCGCCACCATACACCTCCCCGCATAATACAGCAGATAGATGTAGCACCGGGCACCAGCAAAGCGCAACTTACCCTGGCCGATGGTACACAGATACCACTGGATAGCAATGGCAGACAACTCATCCTCCAGGGACATACCAGCATCAGCCAGCAAAATGGAGAACTACGGTACCAAAATAACCAGGACAATGGCCCCGTTGCCTTCAACACCCTGACCACCCCCAAAGGTGGACAATTCAAATTGATCCTGCCGGACAACTCCGTCGTTTGGCTGAACGCCGCTTCATCTATCCGTTATCCCACCGCCTTCAATAGCACCGAAAGAACAGTGACCATAACAGGAGAAGCCTTCTTCGAAATAGCACAACAATCAACACAACCGTTCAGGGTCAACCTTCCCTCCGGAACCTCCCTGCTCGTACTGGGCACCAGCTTCAACGTCAATACCTACGAAGATGAATCGCAGATACAAACAACATTGGTCAGCGGAAAACTACAAGTTACGCAGGGCAACGAAAAGTCCATACTCACACCCGGACAACAGGCCCGCATAGACAATACAAATAATATTAATATCACCACATTGCCGCCAGCAGCCGTATCTCAAGCGATCGCCTGGAAAAATGGCATATTCGACTTCGAACAAATGGACCTGCCAGCCGTCATGCGCCAGATAGCACGCTGGTATAACGTAGAAGTTATTTATAAGAACAAAGTGCCGAAACGCACCTTTGGCGGAGAACTGTCAAGAAACCTCCGCCTCTCAGAAATACTCGAAGTAATGCACCTGATGAAAGTAAACGCAACAATAGAAGAGGGAAACAAACTAGTGGTACAATAA
- a CDS encoding SusC/RagA family TonB-linked outer membrane protein translates to MQIYALCKGLSMPGPLEQPKFTCRYHHLFRSKIIRAMRFTAYLLLACCLHISAKVSSQTITLNGNNLSMKEVFKEIRYQTGLLVFYDLESIRAEKPVTVTVKNVSVETLLQQVLKDRSLTYTIRNNNIIILEKVTAAITTAETPPPTDIGGFVLAADGSPLPGATIRIKGAQTLVNTDASGHFNIKANTGDILVVSFIGFQTREINALPITNMRIVMEVAVSALDEKVVQAYGITSRRLSTSNITKIEGREINRAPVSNVLAALQGLTPGVVINQTSGVPGAAFKVEIRGRTQVDQYKGANNEPLFLLDGIPLAAGNANINLLSSAISGYSSSGLSPLNSINMADIESIEILKDADATAIYGSRGANGVILITTRRGKAGATRFNIDINTGGSRAKIPQMLSTKQYVAMRNEAFANDNKTKTNANAYDLLVWDTTRDNNLPRQLIGGTASITNAQASMSGGSQLVQFRINGGYYRETSVYPGTFPNSRASGQLSLNTSTADHKFNANFDINYSANKNTSTAADLASYIILPPNQALYDSVGGLVWNEKGISTDNPLAYLYNKYTSNAANFLSNALLSYNLLPGLSIRSSIGYNSITVNEQRLTPKTAQNPNTQDLTGMAQFGNNRFASWIVEPQIQYNRAFNKSKLDILAGATYQSQANKGYSFTVKGYTSDEFLGSFSGIPANAFISPNSIQNEYKYQAFFGRINYNYDDKYIVNLSGRRDGSSRFGPNYRFSNFGAIGAAWLFSSENFMKAFPFMSYGKIRASYGITGNDKIGDYKYLDAYTSYLFYPTYNNQTAFTPSALFKPDLHWEKNLKLEIAVETGFFKDRFLFSAAWYRNRSSDPLVEYPLPDMTGFPTITANLKGVLVENRGIEFIFTSNNIKQKNFDWTTRFNLTLPRNRLLRFDGLDQTSYAQRYQIGRSLNLVYVAKYTGIDPNTGLYTIEDVNKNGTFQGSASTAGGDLQPAFDTDPKYYGGMTNTIRYKRLQLDFLLQFTRQQGVNWMGYLIGGLSPLPAGAMQNLPVDALDTWKHPGDNAKYQKLVTANTGPSNAITGWNAAFFSDLRYSDASFLRLKNISISYNLPGQWTKKVRFSNARIYALAENLLTFSKMKVTDPETGFINRLSPLRTITAGLQVGF, encoded by the coding sequence ATGCAAATCTACGCGCTTTGTAAGGGCCTTTCCATGCCTGGCCCGCTCGAACAACCAAAATTCACCTGCCGGTACCACCACCTGTTCCGGTCCAAAATCATCAGAGCTATGCGATTTACCGCTTATCTGCTCCTCGCTTGCTGTCTGCACATATCCGCAAAGGTATCCTCCCAGACCATCACCTTGAACGGGAATAACCTCTCAATGAAAGAAGTATTCAAAGAGATCCGCTACCAAACCGGATTACTGGTATTCTATGACCTGGAATCCATACGCGCCGAAAAACCAGTCACCGTCACCGTAAAGAACGTATCCGTAGAAACACTGCTACAACAGGTACTGAAAGATCGTTCGCTTACCTACACCATCCGCAACAACAATATCATCATCCTGGAAAAAGTAACCGCCGCCATCACAACCGCAGAAACACCTCCGCCAACTGATATCGGTGGATTCGTACTGGCCGCCGATGGCTCCCCCCTACCAGGGGCCACCATCCGCATCAAAGGCGCCCAGACCCTCGTCAACACAGATGCCAGCGGACATTTTAATATTAAAGCCAATACCGGCGATATATTAGTGGTCTCCTTCATCGGCTTCCAGACCAGAGAAATAAATGCCTTGCCAATAACAAACATGAGAATTGTAATGGAGGTCGCCGTCAGCGCACTGGACGAAAAAGTAGTCCAAGCATATGGCATCACCTCCCGCCGCCTCAGTACCAGCAACATCACCAAAATAGAAGGCCGCGAGATCAACCGGGCCCCCGTATCAAACGTACTGGCAGCCTTGCAAGGACTGACACCGGGAGTAGTCATCAACCAGACATCCGGCGTGCCGGGCGCCGCCTTCAAAGTAGAGATCAGAGGCCGCACACAGGTCGACCAATATAAAGGGGCTAATAACGAACCGCTCTTTCTCCTCGATGGAATACCCCTCGCCGCCGGCAACGCCAATATCAACCTCCTGTCATCCGCTATATCCGGCTACAGCAGCTCCGGACTAAGCCCGCTCAATAGTATCAACATGGCAGATATAGAAAGCATTGAGATACTCAAAGATGCCGACGCCACCGCCATATACGGCAGCCGCGGCGCCAACGGCGTCATCCTCATCACCACCCGCCGGGGTAAAGCGGGTGCCACCCGCTTCAATATCGATATCAACACCGGCGGTAGCCGCGCAAAGATCCCCCAAATGCTCAGTACCAAACAGTATGTCGCCATGAGGAACGAAGCCTTCGCCAACGATAACAAAACAAAAACAAACGCCAACGCATACGACCTCCTCGTCTGGGATACCACCCGCGACAACAACCTCCCTCGCCAACTCATCGGGGGCACCGCCAGCATCACCAACGCGCAGGCTTCCATGTCCGGTGGATCACAGCTCGTACAGTTCCGTATCAATGGCGGTTACTACCGGGAAACCAGCGTATACCCCGGCACATTCCCCAACTCCAGAGCATCCGGGCAACTCAGCCTCAACACCAGCACAGCCGATCATAAATTCAATGCCAACTTCGATATCAATTATTCCGCAAACAAAAACACCTCCACCGCCGCCGACCTGGCTAGCTATATCATCCTGCCCCCAAATCAGGCACTGTATGACTCCGTCGGCGGCCTCGTATGGAATGAAAAAGGTATCAGCACAGATAACCCACTCGCATACCTGTATAACAAATACACCTCCAATGCAGCCAACTTCCTCTCCAATGCCTTGCTGTCATATAACCTGCTGCCTGGCCTCTCCATCCGCAGCAGCATCGGATACAACAGCATCACCGTCAATGAACAACGACTCACACCCAAAACAGCACAAAACCCGAATACACAAGACCTCACCGGCATGGCCCAGTTCGGCAACAACCGCTTCGCCAGCTGGATAGTCGAACCACAGATACAATACAACCGCGCTTTCAACAAATCTAAACTAGACATACTCGCAGGGGCAACCTACCAAAGCCAGGCCAATAAAGGCTACAGCTTTACCGTAAAAGGATACACCAGCGACGAATTCCTGGGTTCCTTCTCCGGTATCCCCGCCAACGCCTTCATTAGCCCCAACAGCATACAGAACGAATACAAATACCAGGCTTTCTTCGGTAGGATCAATTATAACTACGATGATAAATATATCGTCAACCTCTCCGGCCGCCGAGATGGCTCCAGCCGCTTCGGCCCCAATTACCGATTCTCTAACTTCGGCGCCATAGGAGCAGCATGGCTGTTCTCAAGCGAAAACTTTATGAAAGCATTCCCCTTCATGAGCTATGGTAAAATACGTGCCAGCTACGGTATCACCGGCAATGATAAAATAGGGGACTATAAATACCTCGATGCATACACGTCTTATCTCTTTTACCCAACCTACAACAACCAAACCGCATTTACGCCTTCCGCGTTGTTCAAACCCGATCTACACTGGGAGAAAAACCTCAAACTCGAAATAGCCGTCGAAACAGGCTTCTTCAAAGACCGCTTCCTCTTTAGCGCCGCCTGGTACAGAAACCGCTCCAGCGATCCCCTGGTAGAATACCCGCTCCCCGATATGACCGGCTTCCCCACCATCACCGCCAACCTCAAAGGCGTATTGGTAGAAAACAGAGGCATCGAATTCATATTCACCAGCAATAACATCAAACAAAAGAATTTCGACTGGACCACCCGCTTCAACCTCACCCTGCCTCGCAACCGCCTCCTGCGCTTCGATGGCCTGGACCAAACCTCCTACGCACAGCGCTACCAAATAGGACGATCCCTCAACCTCGTATATGTCGCAAAATATACTGGCATCGATCCTAACACCGGCCTGTATACCATAGAAGATGTCAATAAGAACGGCACCTTCCAGGGCTCCGCCAGCACCGCCGGCGGCGACCTGCAACCCGCATTCGATACCGATCCAAAATACTATGGCGGTATGACCAACACCATCAGGTATAAAAGACTACAACTCGATTTCCTCCTCCAGTTCACCCGCCAGCAGGGCGTCAATTGGATGGGATATCTGATAGGAGGCCTCTCCCCGCTACCCGCAGGGGCCATGCAAAACCTGCCGGTCGATGCCCTCGATACCTGGAAACACCCGGGCGATAATGCCAAATACCAGAAACTGGTCACCGCCAACACCGGCCCCTCCAACGCAATCACCGGCTGGAACGCCGCCTTCTTCTCCGACCTCAGATATAGCGACGCCTCCTTCCTGCGCCTCAAAAACATATCCATATCCTACAACCTGCCCGGACAGTGGACCAAAAAAGTCCGCTTCAGCAACGCCAGAATATACGCCCTCGCAGAAAATCTACTCACCTTCTCAAAAATGAAAGTGACAGACCCGGAAACAGGCTTCATCAACCGCCTCTCACCACTACGTACCATCACCGCCGGCCTGCAGGTAGGCTTTTGA
- a CDS encoding DUF5007 domain-containing protein, translated as MSALYKLTRQLLQFTAVICLSAAACKKIPEGFLSEGVYVPDSPIRLERGNPFLKTASLQLDGTTAPATVELLDIRKVGTNTRAEEFYREYPVYVYKEAVDPEKDTTIAQVNKKRELKKLPPFQFLKSGQFIFNAATDSLPVDTDYEYDIRVTNVAGTREYKKIGLIHTFDAPRYEIISKANSWFQDFSDKSGAAPDPAMTITAIADTGNIVILKITDEVGNPFNPAKGEILVRGDRPSFESFSRFNPLKFTDTAMVCNFEIAPFPIKPSKQYNNYLIYYRIPSAFVTMDPSLGLDPKFTYSTNPRFAFRLKKSGTYVVEIRLGKVRRKT; from the coding sequence ATGTCAGCATTATATAAACTTACCCGTCAGCTGCTGCAATTCACCGCAGTCATCTGCCTCAGCGCCGCCGCATGCAAGAAGATACCCGAAGGGTTCCTCAGCGAAGGCGTATACGTACCCGATAGCCCCATCCGCCTCGAGCGGGGCAATCCATTCCTCAAGACCGCCTCCTTACAACTCGATGGTACCACCGCTCCAGCTACTGTCGAACTACTCGATATCAGAAAGGTAGGTACCAACACCAGGGCCGAAGAGTTCTATCGCGAATACCCGGTATACGTATACAAAGAAGCCGTCGATCCGGAAAAGGATACCACCATCGCACAGGTCAATAAAAAAAGAGAACTGAAGAAATTACCGCCTTTCCAATTCCTGAAAAGCGGACAGTTCATCTTCAACGCCGCCACCGACAGCCTCCCCGTAGATACCGACTACGAATACGATATCCGCGTCACCAACGTAGCAGGTACCAGGGAATACAAAAAGATCGGCCTGATACATACATTCGACGCACCGCGTTATGAGATCATCTCTAAAGCCAACTCCTGGTTCCAGGACTTCAGCGATAAAAGCGGCGCCGCCCCCGATCCGGCAATGACCATCACCGCCATAGCAGATACCGGCAATATCGTCATCCTCAAGATCACCGACGAAGTGGGAAACCCCTTCAATCCTGCCAAAGGAGAGATATTGGTAAGAGGCGATCGCCCCAGCTTCGAAAGCTTCTCCCGCTTCAACCCGCTCAAGTTCACAGACACCGCCATGGTCTGCAACTTCGAGATCGCTCCCTTCCCGATCAAACCGTCCAAACAATACAACAACTATCTCATATACTACCGCATCCCAAGCGCATTCGTCACCATGGACCCCAGCCTCGGCCTGGACCCGAAGTTCACCTACAGCACCAACCCCCGATTCGCATTCCGGCTCAAAAAATCGGGCACATACGTCGTAGAGATCCGCCTGGGAAAAGTGAGAAGAAAAACATAA
- a CDS encoding RNA polymerase sigma factor, whose protein sequence is MHEERNTQQQWLQQLARGEDMAFRQLFDLYHAFIFSFAYKMTASEQIAKDIVQEVMIKVWINRHTLTEIENLPAYINRITRNLVLNGLKRRAHESLLLREIIPANPARNSTEETTLHRELEHLLHKALTQLPPQQQRVYRMSRIEGLHHEEIASKLNISKETVKKHMMAALRTLKDHLRQHGSTITILAICLLDTWQ, encoded by the coding sequence ATGCACGAAGAAAGGAATACGCAACAGCAATGGCTCCAGCAATTGGCTAGGGGAGAAGATATGGCATTCAGGCAGCTGTTTGATCTTTATCATGCCTTTATCTTTTCCTTCGCCTACAAAATGACAGCCTCCGAACAGATCGCTAAAGACATCGTACAGGAAGTCATGATCAAAGTATGGATAAACCGCCACACCTTGACAGAAATAGAAAATCTCCCCGCCTATATCAACAGGATCACCCGCAACCTCGTACTCAATGGCCTGAAACGCCGCGCCCACGAATCCCTGCTCCTCCGCGAAATTATCCCCGCCAACCCCGCCCGCAACAGCACAGAAGAAACCACCCTGCACCGCGAACTGGAACACCTGCTCCATAAAGCCCTCACCCAATTACCCCCACAACAACAACGTGTATATCGCATGAGCCGCATAGAAGGCCTCCACCATGAAGAAATCGCCTCGAAACTGAACATCTCCAAAGAAACCGTCAAAAAACATATGATGGCCGCCCTGCGTACCCTGAAAGACCACCTCCGGCAACATGGCAGCACCATCACCATACTCGCCATATGCCTGCTGGATACCTGGCAATAA
- a CDS encoding RagB/SusD family nutrient uptake outer membrane protein gives MNSAKYLLIMSLTLSWLTTLTGCKKLLDQDPINSPYNDVFWKDEKDALQSLAGGYALLRRAMTTNTDFGGYMSHFSYGDLTANEFSSFEQYDLDFLVKGGKGFSMASFIGDYLGNYQDWTPYYKVITQSNIILHNVPAIPDNKFKNDPQQTRNKIMGEALFLRAYSYFYMVRLWGDVPLVTAYDEDPAKAQPIPRTSEKIILDSCIRDLQRAIPLLTWDYKDGAEKNVRANRGAAYALMAHVYMWKDFLNKGTVRTDLTNAINAVNEVQNSAKYRLIDTSRFATLFQGKSDEGIFEINMQVAQNEQQTESGFYYKCLMEPYIKGKTSMNGRLNRDLITDIYKDKSDFRYRYFFDFTLEANPILTKYAGRNSENIFYKDLSNYTQAAVNANIIVFRYADLLLLRAEANAKLQDFGMARNDLNEVRKRSGLSAYAGNDADLYTEVFRERSRELYCEASRWYDLVRTGFLKTEKDGSFGTDRYNQEGWKWPIGRSLFLNNYVLKQNKFWEGKVN, from the coding sequence ATGAATAGTGCAAAATATCTGCTGATAATGTCGCTCACCCTCTCCTGGCTGACGACACTCACTGGTTGTAAAAAATTACTCGACCAGGACCCTATCAACTCACCATACAACGACGTGTTCTGGAAAGATGAAAAAGACGCGCTCCAAAGCCTCGCCGGCGGATACGCCCTGCTACGCCGCGCCATGACCACCAACACGGACTTCGGAGGCTATATGTCCCATTTCTCCTACGGAGACCTCACCGCCAACGAATTCAGCAGCTTCGAACAATACGACCTCGACTTCCTCGTCAAAGGTGGAAAAGGATTCAGCATGGCTTCCTTCATCGGCGACTACCTGGGCAACTACCAGGACTGGACTCCCTACTACAAAGTCATCACCCAGTCCAATATCATCCTGCACAACGTACCCGCCATACCAGATAATAAGTTCAAAAACGATCCGCAGCAGACAAGGAATAAAATAATGGGAGAAGCCCTCTTCCTCCGGGCCTACAGCTATTTCTACATGGTACGCCTCTGGGGAGATGTACCACTGGTCACCGCCTACGACGAAGACCCGGCCAAAGCACAGCCCATCCCGCGCACCAGCGAAAAGATCATACTCGATAGCTGCATCCGCGACCTGCAACGGGCCATCCCTCTACTCACCTGGGACTATAAAGATGGAGCAGAGAAAAATGTAAGAGCCAACCGCGGCGCCGCTTACGCCCTCATGGCCCATGTCTATATGTGGAAAGACTTCCTCAATAAAGGCACCGTCCGCACCGACCTGACAAATGCCATCAACGCCGTCAACGAAGTGCAGAACAGCGCCAAATACCGCCTCATCGATACCTCCCGGTTCGCTACCCTCTTCCAGGGCAAATCCGATGAAGGCATCTTTGAAATCAATATGCAGGTAGCACAAAATGAACAACAAACAGAATCAGGATTCTACTACAAATGCCTCATGGAACCCTACATCAAAGGCAAAACCAGCATGAACGGCCGCCTCAACCGCGACCTCATCACCGATATCTATAAAGACAAATCCGACTTCCGCTATCGGTACTTCTTCGACTTCACATTGGAAGCCAATCCCATCCTTACCAAATACGCAGGCCGCAACAGCGAGAACATCTTCTACAAAGACCTGTCTAACTACACACAGGCCGCCGTCAACGCCAATATTATCGTCTTCCGATATGCCGACTTACTCCTGCTGCGCGCAGAAGCCAACGCCAAACTACAAGACTTCGGCATGGCTCGCAACGACCTCAACGAAGTCCGCAAACGCTCCGGCCTCTCCGCCTATGCCGGCAACGACGCCGACCTGTATACCGAAGTGTTCCGCGAACGCAGCCGCGAACTCTATTGCGAAGCTAGCCGCTGGTACGACCTCGTCAGAACCGGTTTCCTAAAAACAGAAAAAGATGGCTCCTTCGGCACAGACCGGTACAACCAGGAGGGCTGGAAATGGCCCATCGGAAGATCCCTCTTCCTGAACAACTACGTACTGAAACAAAACAAATTCTGGGAAGGAAAAGTCAACTGA
- a CDS encoding nuclease A inhibitor family protein — translation MSNTTFTEELSHLIEGLLYISESEYPVELLNWPDVHDTASLKKQIASYAGTDALQEQPLATFFDSVQQQADPNDPPMQELTARYQQLRKHLEQHLSNTSVIRAGATQVHIFITGFTAEKTAVVLHTVSIET, via the coding sequence ATGAGCAATACAACTTTCACCGAAGAACTGTCCCACCTCATCGAGGGACTGCTGTACATCAGCGAATCGGAATATCCTGTCGAACTCCTCAACTGGCCAGACGTACACGATACCGCCTCCCTGAAAAAACAAATAGCCAGCTATGCAGGTACAGACGCATTGCAGGAGCAACCCCTGGCAACATTCTTTGATAGCGTACAGCAACAGGCCGACCCCAACGATCCACCCATGCAGGAACTCACAGCCCGCTACCAACAACTGAGAAAACACCTGGAACAACACCTCTCCAACACCTCCGTAATACGGGCCGGTGCCACCCAGGTACACATCTTCATCACCGGCTTCACCGCCGAAAAAACAGCCGTAGTACTACACACCGTCTCCATCGAAACCTGA